In Nomascus leucogenys isolate Asia unplaced genomic scaffold, Asia_NLE_v1 000769F_99896_qpd_obj, whole genome shotgun sequence, a single window of DNA contains:
- the LOC100588016 gene encoding LOW QUALITY PROTEIN: proline-rich receptor-like protein kinase PERK10 (The sequence of the model RefSeq protein was modified relative to this genomic sequence to represent the inferred CDS: deleted 3 bases in 2 codons), whose protein sequence is MRERPSGSAECLRVRTGPKAGWRLLPMARSPAQHPRESASVLLSWVIRALGRLLPPTEGGLWGDQVSWPLWEDVTTPEPGEPGSPSPASPPPPLQPPSFPDLPIHSPDPAVSSAHSFPAPRLTWSRVLHSPLSLPLSKPPPLYLTHSPLRHQSTQAQVPAPHLYSQTWEGDDMKTQMPLGKRSGVGKGADLRLWKLQGLPAGGRM, encoded by the exons ATGAGGGAGAGGCCCTCAGGGTCAGCCGAATGCCTGAGAGTCAGGACAGGCCCAAAG GCAGGGTGGCGGCTGCTCCCCATGGCCAGGAGTCCAGCCCAGCACCCACGTGAGTCCGCCTCAGTCCTGCTCAGTTGGGTCATCCGCGCTCTTGGCCGTCTGCTCCCACCCACAGAGGGAGGGCTTTGGGGCGACCAGGTGAGCTGGCCCTTGTGGGAGGATGTAACT ACTCCTGAGCCTGGAGAGCCAGGCAGCCCCTCGCCAgcgtccccacccccacctctccaGCCCCCCTCATTCCCTGATCTTCCCATCCACTCCCCTGACCCAGCAGTTTCCTCTGCTCAC TCTTTTCCTGCTCCCAGGCTCACCTGGTCACGTGTCCTTCACTCTCCTCTGAGTCTCCCTCTTTCCAAGCCGCCTCCACTCTACTTGACACACTCTCCCTTAAGACATCAGAGTACACAGGCTCAAGTCCCTGCACCTCACCTTTACTCCCAGACATGGGAGGGAGATGACATGAAGACCCAAATGCCACTTGGCAAGAGATCTGGGGTAGGCAAAGGGGCAGATCTGAGGCTGTGGAAGCTCCAGGGGCTCCCTGCAGGAGGCCGCATGTAA